Part of the Capsicum annuum cultivar UCD-10X-F1 unplaced genomic scaffold, UCD10Xv1.1 ctg44125, whole genome shotgun sequence genome is shown below.
ATCTACTTTCAGGAAATGTTTGGAACAGAGAACTTACAATAATACAACGCCGTATTCTCCGAAGATTGAGGAATAAGAAGAGATCTATTAAGAGAAAGATTTATTCTAGAGAAAATCTTAACAGTTACATCCAATCACAAACTACACGAAAGTTGTCCCTTTTTTATGGAGATTTACCCATCACAGAGATACACAGAGGAAGAGAACGAACTTCATATATCCCTTTTCTACTCAATCCAGAAACAAGATCGGACGTTATCCCGGTTCGTCTCCTTTTTTGTGAAACTATTCCTCAAGCAAGGCAGCCGATAAGTCATCAAAGGGTTTGTGTGAATAATGAAATGGTTAACATTACTCATTTTAAACTC
Proteins encoded:
- the LOC124892135 gene encoding ribosomal protein S4, mitochondrial-like, with protein sequence MPALRFKTCHLLSGNVWNRELTIIQRRILRRLRNKKRSIKRKIYSRENLNSYIQSQTTRKLSLFYGDLPITEIHRGRERTSYIPFLLNPETRSDVIPVRLLFCETIPQARQPISHQRVCVNNEMVNITHFKLSHGDIISFQENDARTRGEEIKRSFYIE